The Lactuca sativa cultivar Salinas chromosome 2, Lsat_Salinas_v11, whole genome shotgun sequence genome includes a window with the following:
- the LOC111882611 gene encoding uncharacterized protein LOC111882611, producing MNIRKKVYLKNIDQIDDNSHIKIRVLKMWNFTKNNTVCSIEMIMMDEEIILIYLIEHGTQYHSRVFNQNFSRFGHLLKENETYIIIKPNMVAVLNGFSYTGHKQTLTLDWKSILKKCDDFSGPVNGFMFLDFNSIIEQTCPRDAFFDVIGQIVSIRPLETSNPVASKSVHLKVTIFGTQAYQLSQYLKENPTVNYVVIVMQFVKLNIWNGVGQAKSHFEVTKMFINSDIVEINEYKKRLKADDNVGKSEKKHYFTPKLLFLYTDDFKGTFPLKAICEITEPLKEMKFLYIIPINVQDGTGTIGLTLFDREAKRLLDISAYELKKIHEAAGDSDTLFPMQLNVLKNHKFAFLVDITKYNVNNYNNICTILKLTEDVSIVSKLESKLELMSIESVSLNQVPLESDDVVQPVQKDVISQTDESFTPSTIDKSTATSLSKISTDLKRNLQDIYDVDSGDDLSSTKTKRKSIGEETPLLIPKVEK from the exons AGAAAGTTTACCTAAAAAACATTGATCAAATTGATGATAATTCACACATCAAGATACGGGTGCTGAAAATGTGGAACTTTACTAAAAATAATACGGTTTGTTCAATTGAAATGATCATGATGGACGAGGAG ataattcttatttatttgattgaacATGGTACACAATACCATTCTCGTGTCTTCAATCAGAATTTCTCCAGATTTGGTCATTTATTAAAGGAAAATGAaacttatataattataaaacCCAATATGGTGGCTGTTCTTAATGGCTTTAGTTATACAGGTCATAAGCAAACACTAACTTTGGATTGGAAAAGTATCCTTAAAAAATGTGATGACTTTTCCGGACCAGTGAATGGATTTATGTTTCTTGATTTTAATTCAATCATAGAACAAACATGCCCACGAGACGCATTCTTTG ATGTTATTGGACAGATTGTCTCAATTCGACCGCTTGAAACATCAAATCCTGTAGCATCCAA GTCTGTACATCTTAAGGTTACTATATTTGGAACTCAAGCATACCAGCTGTCACAATACCTAAAAGAGAACCCGACGGTTAATTATGTTGTTATAGTGATGCAGTTTGTAAAGCTTAACATTTGGAATG GAGTTGGTCAAGCTAAAAGTCATTTTGAAGTAACCAAAATGTTCATAAATTCCGACATTGTTGAAATTAATGAGTACAAGAAAAG ATTAAaagctgatgacaatgttggTAAATCTGAAAAAAAACATTACTTCACTCCAAAGCTACTCTTCTTATATACAGATGACTTTAAGGGCACTTTCCCATTAAAAGCAATTTGTGAAATCACAGAACCGCTGAAG gaaatgaaattttt GTATATAATTCCAATCAACGTACAAGATGGTACTGGCACCATCGGATTGACTCTTTTTGATAGAGAAGCAAAGAGGCTGTTAGATATAAGTGCATATGAGTTGAAAAAGATACATGAAGCG GCTGGAGACAGTGATACACTATTTCCAATGCAACTTAACGTGTTGAAAAACCACAAGTTTGCTTTTCTTGTAGATATTACAAAATACAATGTCAACAACTATAATAATATCTGCACCATTCTCAAGCTTACAGAAGATGTATCCATTGTTTCAAAATTGGAAAGTAAATTAGAACTTATG AGTATTGAATCTGTCTCCTTAAATCAAGTACCTTTGGAATCAGATGATGTTGTACAGCCTGttcaaaag gATGTCATCTCACAAACAGATGAAAGCTTTACACCATCAACAATTGATAAATCAACCGCAACAAGTCTTAGCAAAATATCAACTGATTTGAAGCGCAACCTCCAAGACATTTATGACGTTGATTCTGGAGATGATTTAAGTTCAACTAAGACTAAAAGAAAATCAATCGGAGAGGAAACTCCACTCTTAATTCCAAAAGTCGAGAAGTGA